The following is a genomic window from Onthophagus taurus isolate NC chromosome 1, IU_Otau_3.0, whole genome shotgun sequence.
agtttgttgtaatcacagAATTTTCTACGTAATTTCTACGTAACAtgtcaatttgaaaattttcggatccaCGGTTTTCTATTTATCgcaagttaaatgaaaaaagtacccgattgtTTACGATATCGGCAACTTTGTCATCTTTgcgactttttttttttttgaaaattatcgcacgaagaaatttgaattttgaacagGTGCACATGAgtgacatattttattttttcgatattccatacagtttcgcggaaaattgCGGTTTATTAAGACGCCGTTATGGCGAAAACGGCTGGGTGGATTTCCTTGCGgatttgaccaaaatatgtcaagtaatgtcggttgtcggattccgttatcagcttttcaaaattagagctccctaattttttaagagcgagATTGCCAAACTGCAATGGAGTAATTGTTGGAAACATATGTTTGTTGTTCAATTGCTTGTGGTTTAGTACACACAGTGCAAGCGTTTTCTCTAAAATCCTGTCTATTAAGATCATATAGTCCAAATAGAATTGCTGAGCAAGACAAGTAAGTATTCCAAATGCCTTTAAAATTCTGCAAATGCCAGTGGTCTGTGCACCATGGCAAGTGGAAAGTATTCGACGTGTAAGGAATTCCGGTACATAATATAGGATCAGTAATACTTAcctatttaataaataattataagttACATCCCTGCTATGTTAAAAACCTTCCCTCTTTCACGTAATTCTAACAACATTTCAAGACTTACATTTAGAGGTTAAGATGTAAAAACTGTTACATTAGTACATTAATGTTGAATAAGAAGTCCCCAAGTCCTTCCCTATTTCATTCCACGTCATTTCGTATGTTTTTATCTCTACAGTGACGTAAATGTTGATTATagagaaatttttattgtcgaattttttatattaagaatTCCTCTATTGGTTATCGGTATCGTAGACAAAATTTTCTCATATTGAACTTAAACGGActatgaattattattatgattattaatatCTAACACCTATTATTAAGTTACTTTCTTATATACATatgtttatatgtatatacatatatgttCTGTATGTTTATACAGAATGACTTCTtagtacttttttaaaaatcttaccAATGATGTATTAAGGCTTTCTCAAATGTCTTTTGAATTTCATCCGTGTTTTTAAGGAATCTTTTAAGGCTCGAGATGaaaggaataaaaaaagaatacgTTCTATGTGACGACATGGAATAGTTTTCTATGGCAATTATAAATCGATTGTGAGCGAGAAAGTGATATAATAATATGGTGGTTTATTTATTCAACTGCAgatttattattcaaatttctGTTTGTATAGCAATGTTGTAAAAATGGATGGaaagtaaaaatttcttatacagtaactaattttaaatcaaaaacaaaattttccatcGTAAACATGATATCAAGAATCTTTACTATTCCATCCTATCTTACTAtcacatttgaaaaaaaaacataaatttacagTTCAACTCAATGGCAACGGTACAAACTTGAAAGAACTACTAGAAACTACTTTTATATGACATATTACATTGgctattaatataaaaagtgcttaagttttattagttaacatttatgttttatttataatatcgAGTTAAGTATTAATTACgtgaaaattatatattaatcAACATATGAATACAAATATTAatccaataaaaaatattaatattccaAAACCAATTAGAACCCATGTAACGACATCAACCATAACTAATTGATCGAAATATCTAACACGTAATTCTCTTACGTAATTATATGGTAATTCCATTTCCTAAAAGAagagttatttttattcattctcaggtttaataaaatgtcttaTTTGTATCCTTACTTCTTCAACCCAAAATATAGGCATAACCGCTCTAGGAAGATTTCTAGTTGCTTCAATATAAACTTTTCGGTCTTCCTTCGATTCATCATTTCCCCCATTATCTTCTCCATCATCTTCTCCATCATTTTCTCCATTAATTTCACGTCCAACAATATCATAGTTGCTATCCACAGTAAAACTAATGGGTCTTAAAACCATGTTAAATTGAGTTCTCCTAACAGCTTTTAACACAGTACCAGTATTCtagaaaaacaaataataaaaataagtgtttaatgtataaaaaaactGTTTCAATATAAACCGGTTCAAAAACAACATAAGATCCATGATCTTCTTTTTTTGGTTCTAATCCAATTACTGTTTGGGCAAATTCAGATTCCTCCGCGTTGAGAAAATGTGGATTCGACATGATAAACATTGTAtctaaatatgaaaaaaatgtttttcttttgtataatCGATAACATAACTTACTTAAGCAGGTGTATAAATCCATGAAACCATCTGGCCAGCACGTATCTTCCCCATTGATATCTCTGGTGTTTCTTGTGCAATAACATGATTGATTTCCGTCATTTGtgaaagtatcttctttttgttCATACCTATAACCGGGAATACCCTTATATTCTTCATTATCTTCGAATTTCATTGAAACAACTCtagaataaaacaaaaataatgacACTATTCTTGAATCTCTTCTGTTAAAAGCAGAAGGTTTCAAATTAAGACAATGTTTCAGAAACGAAAGAGAATTTTTTTAGTCACTTTATTGACCTCATTAAAGAACAATATGAAATGGGGCATTGAAAATAACCTTGTCAATTATCTTAAAACTCTTCGATCTATTGAGTTATCATCGGTAGCAGAATTGATatggtttttaaatgattcCAACCAATATCCAAGACGGATGACAACATTTTTAACAGCATCTGACCCAGTTAGAAACGATGCAGATACCAAGATCACATAGTAATACAAAAGAGaagaataacaaatttatctaCAAAATCAAGAGAAGCCGACGTGAAGAATCATATCATGTTAATTATGCGCAGAAAGCTTTCTTGTCAAATTAGTAAAACGATGTTGTAAAATTCTGAACTTAAACCAAATTGGAGTTGGCAGAATTAGCATAGAAAAAGGCGTCCTAACAACATGTGTGTCTACAAACACTTAATAAACAACCATATCTGGTGGGTAATCTAAAAGTGAAacataacaaaactaaaatcaataacTGAGCTTTTCATcaacaatgaaaatatatCCACATTGTTGTTTACTGCAGATGATTTAGAAATAACTCCAGTACCGCACTGAAGCAACCACACAAGAGATGAAAGAAGGTAGacatttacaaattttaaacaatgaaTATTAAgagtagcaaattttgttaactgAAAAACAAACTATTACCCTATTACGTTCCCTTATTCTTTACATGCTTTCTTATCAATATATCAGGAACATTTTTGAGTTGGCAATGGCGAAAAAATGACACACTAATTTCTGTGTTCACGAATGCAGAAAAAGATTGGTGTACAGTATTTTTAGCACACATACCCAAACAACTTTTTGGTGATCTATCAAGTCCTACAATTGCATCAAGCAAAGGTTATAAGTACAGGTTACATTAAAGTTTTCGGTAATTGTGTGGGTAATACCCAGGCGTGATATAAAACGATATTTGAGGAGTTCCATACAACTTTTTGAATTGTTAATGTGAAATGTTGTACAGCTTCTTCAATGTTACTACTACTCTTGAGAGGAAGgctcattttaatttttctaaatattacTTCTTAAACAAAagcaaatatatttttagtttgttaAAGTTGGTGGCTCAGTCAGAAGGTACGGTTTCATTGCTTCCTCTACTAATAGAGACTTGTACTGGAGAGAGAGACTGTATTATTGAGAGACTACCTGGGTTATTGAGGCTTACTTTGGTGTACGGTGCATAAATGGGGACATCCCATTACGGTAGTAGAACGTAttcttcaaatattaattgtcatAAGAATCCATATACATTAGACGTTATATAATAGATACTAGATGAtgcttataaaaaaaacaaatatcaacTTGGCAATGCTTAATACTACTTTCGACACGCATAACagtttaatgtttatttataattagcTTTTCACGATTATATAGTAAGAAGTCATTAATTTTCCTATTATAAAACgtgacaataataataacgtaataataaGGAATATTATACcaaatgttataattaatttcggTTTATCTTCCTTTTAATAACTTACCTACATATATCACTTCGAAATATATCAACTGTATCTTCTTTGGTAGCGTGTGGTGGGAAAATCAGAAAATCTCTTCCTCTAACTTCTTTACAAACTTGGCTATTTTCACCGTCATTCCACATATTCAAGATATCATCATTCCGCCATTTTAACAGGTTTCCAACATCCTCTACGACATTCATACcagctttaattaaaaagctcTCTACGCTGTTATTGTGCCtctaataaaagttataaataaaagctaATAGTTAAAAATAGGTATGTTAGTTTACATGTCTTAAGAACGCGAATGATAATCCATCTTCATCTCTATCAATAATTCTCATATAGTTATTACTCGCAACCatatcatttaattttgaacaaactgAATCTATTACATCTGGGATTGTTGTACCAGTGGTTGTTTCAATGGTTGATGTTCCATCGGTAGTTGTTTCCAAAGTGGTTGTTACATCTGTAGTTGTTGTCAATGTGGTTGTTTCATCCGTAGTTGTTTCATCGGTGGTTGTTTCTAAGGTTGTTGTTTCATCGGTAGTTGTTTCCAAAGTGGTTGTTACATCTGTAGTTGTTGTCAATGTGGTTGTTTCATCCGTAGTTGTTTCATCGGTGGTTGTTTCTAAGGTTGTTGTTTCATCGGTGGTTGTTTCTAAGGTTGTTGTTTCATCGGTAGTTGTTTCCAAAGTGGTTGTTACATCTGTAGTTGTTGTCAATGTGGTTGTTTCATCCGTAGTTGTTTCATCGGTGGTTGTTTCTAAGGTTGTTGTTTCATCGGTAGTTGTTTCCAAACTGGTTGTTACATCTGTAGTTGTTGTCAATGTGGTTGTTTCATCCGTAGTTGTTTCATCGGTGGTTGTTTCTAAGGTTGTTGTTTCATCGGTAGTTGTTTCCAAAGTGGTTGTTACACCGGTAGTTGTTTCATCGGTGGTTGTTTCTAAGGTTGTTGTTTCATCAGTAGTTGTTTTCAAGGTGGTTGTATCATCGGTAATTGATTCCATGGGAGATGTTCTACCGGGATTTATTTCACCGGTTCTTATTGCACCGTTAGgacaaaatttaattccatCGAATAGTAATTCGTTTGCAGAAAATTCCTGAAACAAATTCATACCTGGAAACGCTTCCATCCAATCGTAGTTAATAGTGTCCAAAAGATTTGGTGATGCTTCGACTAGTTTTTCtgtcatttgaaaaaaattctaaaaaaatattcaaataaccCAAGTTTATAACAgaggttttaaaatgtttttaccATAAGAGGTACATTTAATGTATAGATCATTTCATCTAACGATAAAGTATTAGCTTTTTCATCAAATTCgaaaaaggtatttttaaaataaagtaatgtaTCCTTATCTTCGTCATATTCAACATTATCTCTATATCTACTTTGTCTAAAATACAGCAAAAACTTTatcaattaattcttttaaattaagttaaatacCTATAAATAAACGGCCCTATTTGTTCGACTTCAATTCTTTGTATATCTTCAATTGCTGATACCCTTTTTAAAATGTCTGAATtctttattgtaaaaaaatacactTTAATAGTAATGGGAAACGGCATTTCTTTCCATCTTGTAAATTGAACGGTGCCGTTTTCTAATCTAGCGttctgaaaaaaattgtgttggGGCATTTCTTAGAATACATCaagatttataatattattgttaCCTCATTGATTGTGCTTATAATAACATCTGGAAGAACAGCGAATCCTAGAACCGCACCaataattatacaaattataccaaaaaatgCTATAACAATAAGCACTAATTTACAACAAGCCATGTTTTTCATGTTTGTGCCATTGTGGTTTAAACGTTCGTTTTAAGCCGACATTTTATCAGTTTGCTGCAAAGCCTTACTTAATACCAGAAagtttaacaataaataaacatgtttTCGATAATGATAACAATATCGGGATCGTGTAATAAAATGGAAACTTTTGTTACTTAGGATTTCTGAAAATTAGgtgttatattaattttttcaatttatttttagtgactctcttaaaatagaaaaacaataaaaaaatttgtgacTTGAGATGATAGTATCtaatattactttaaaatattgaaatgaatatacattttaaagaatGAAAATTAACTAAACTAATTACTAATGAATTGTTGAACCACAAGTCTGTTATAACGTTGGAAATAATGTTGCTTTTGtaactaaaaacaaaatttaaaaaaaaatattacaccTTGAATAAACCTTAACTACCCATAAAAGTAAATGTAAGGAAGTTGCAACTACTTTTAGCCTTGGTCATTTGATTCAAGGTCATTGTTTCTTTGAAGTCTGCCCTTTCCTCGTTTCTTTTGTTCCTTGTAGTGATggaacttttcttttatattagtCAATGTAGGTATTCAGAAATGCCTTAAATACCTCAATAGACACTCAAATTCTCTTAAAATCGAGGGATGATATTCAGAAAGCTGCAACACCGACACCTAAACACAGGGACGGATTGAATACTTACCCAAATCATATATTACAGCAAATGTGAGAAAAAAGAATGCTaaggaaaaatttcaaaacactcAAACTCAACTCAATCGCGCCACTTGTCGATTAAGAAATGCCCTATCTGAGTTTAAAAACACATCCTACGACGTTACTGGGAAAGTCAGGAGTCTATCACTCGTTCAGAATGCTAAATTGATAATGGCAAAGAATCGATGAAGACAAGGCTCGCACGTTTACGGTGTATCTAACTTCAGCCTTCTAACCTCACATGAGAAAAATTTCACCTATTGAAGAAGAATATATAGTGCAGACTCTAGAGACACCTCACCAAATGTGTTTAGCGAcagaaaagtttaaaaagtatGACCTCGGTGTGATTAGAAGTTGGAAACCTAGAAAAGCACCTGATTATGATCTCATTACAGGGCAAATATTGAAGCAAGTACCTGAAAAGTTTATCAAACTCATTAGCTATATTTTTAATGTCATGGTTCGACTCGAATACTTCCCAGTAAAATGGAAAATTGCTGAGGTTAAAATGATAAACCCAAAAAAGACCAAAGTGAAGCGGCATCGTATAGCTTTCAGTTTGCTTCCGCTGCATGGCGAAAAAAATGCAGCTATTCAAACTCCATCCTAACCAGTAAAATTTAAGGCTTTAGAGAACACCATGGAACTATTGAACAGGTAATCGTCAAAACAGTGAAACAGGAATTCGAAGAAAAAAGCTGCTGTAGGTCGACAATATCAGGCTTTCGATAAAGTTTGGCAATTACCTCACCAAAACCATGATCCGTGATGACTTGGACATAGTGACTGAGTATAGCAACACTATGTTACTTTTa
Proteins encoded in this region:
- the LOC111413492 gene encoding sensory neuron membrane protein 2-like, which gives rise to MACCKLVLIVIAFFGIICIIIGAVLGFAVLPDVIISTINENARLENGTVQFTRWKEMPFPITIKVYFFTIKNSDILKRVSAIEDIQRIEVEQIGPFIYRQSRYRDNVEYDEDKDTLLYFKNTFFEFDEKANTLSLDEMIYTLNVPLMNFFQMTEKLVEASPNLLDTINYDWMEAFPGMNLFQEFSANELLFDGIKFCPNGAIRTGEINPGRTSPMESITDDTTTLKTTTDETTTLETTTDETTTGVTTTLETTTDETTTLETTTDETTTDETTTLTTTTDVTTSLETTTDETTTLETTTDETTTDETTTLTTTTDVTTTLETTTDETTTLETTTDETTTLETTTDETTTDETTTLTTTTDVTTTLETTTDETTTLETTTDETTTDETTTLTTTTDVTTTLETTTDGTSTIETTTGTTIPDVIDSVCSKLNDMVASNNYMRIIDRDEDGLSFAFLRHRHNNSVESFLIKAGMNVVEDVGNLLKWRNDDILNMWNDGENSQVCKEVRGRDFLIFPPHATKEDTVDIFRSDICRVVSMKFEDNEEYKGIPGYRYEQKEDTFTNDGNQSCYCTRNTRDINGEDTCWPDGFMDLYTCLNTMFIMSNPHFLNAEESEFAQTVIGLEPKKEDHGSYVVFEPNTGTVLKAVRRTQFNMVLRPISFTVDSNYDIVGREINGENDGEDDGEDNGGNDESKEDRKVYIEATRNLPRAVMPIFWVEEEMELPYNYVRELRVRYFDQLVMVDVVTWVLIGFGILIFFIGLIFVFIC